The Oncorhynchus keta strain PuntledgeMale-10-30-2019 chromosome 17, Oket_V2, whole genome shotgun sequence genome has a window encoding:
- the miox gene encoding inositol oxygenase isoform X2, with protein MHTNQTLDFVKQKHSEWSGCGHAQMEVMEAVISLDQLVDESDPDVDFPNSYHAFQTAEGIRREHPHKDWFQLVGLIHDIGKIMALSGEPQWAVVGDTFPVGCRFQNGIVFRGSTFADNPDDKNPAYNSECGIYKPNCGLDNVLMSWGHDEYLYRVMKFNKCTIPEEGLYMIRFHSFYPWHSHGDYMHLCDDKDMRMIPWVREFNKFDLYTKTTELPDIEKLKPYYQSLIDKYCPGVLKW; from the exons ATGCACACTAACCAGACCCTGGACTTTGTCAAGCAGAAG cACTCTGAGTGGTCAGGTTGTGGGCATGCCCAGATGGAGGTGATGGAAGCCGTCATATCTCTGGACCAGCTTGTTGATGAGTCCGACCCTGATGTCGACTTCCCCAACTCATACCACGCCTTTCAGACCGCTGAGGGCATCCGCAGGGAACACCCCCAcaaag ACTGGTTCCAGTTGGTGGGGCTGATCCATGACATTGGGAAGATCATGGCTCTGTCAGGGGAACCCCAG TGGGCTGTAGTGGGGGACACATTCCCAGTGGGGTGCAGGTTCCAGAATGGCATTGTGTTTCGAGGCAGTACCTTCGCGGACAACCCCGATGACAAAAACCCTGCTTACAA TTCTGAGTGTGGGATCTATAAGCCAAACTGTGGGCTGGACAATGTGCTCATGTCCTGGGGCCATGATG AGTATCTCTACAGGGTCATGAAGTTCAACAAGTGCACCATCCCAGAAGAG gGTCTGTATATGATCCGATTCCATTCCTTCTACCCCTGGCACTCCCATGGAGACTACATGCACCTCTGTGATGACAAGGACATGCGCATGATTCCCTGGGTTCGCGAGTTCAA TAAGTTTGACCTCTACACCAAGACCACTGAGCTGCCTGACATAGAGAAGTTGAAGCCATACTACCAGTCTCTCATCGACAAGTACTGTCCTGGGGTACTGAAGTggtga
- the lmf2a gene encoding lipase maturation factor 2a translates to MGYITLPRRLFLWCMALIYMVAFVSLYLQIPGLYGNDGLLPARWQLRYSGKALWEQLLSSPTLLWLAPRLGLDTQTAMELLCLLGAALSLAATVLESLRDSLVFLFLWIMYLSMYQVGQVFLYFQWDSLLLETGFLCVLIAPVTSLRGWRAGREHDPVTFWLVRWLLFRLMFASGIVKLTSRCPTWWGLTALTYHYETQCIPTPLAWFAHQLPVWWHKLSVVATFAIEIAAPFLFLSPLRRLRLGAFYMQVVLQVLIILSGNYNFFNLLTLTMCLSLLDDEHIYFWLRKKYTPNPNQGSSLWWAGFVVEIAVWALIGFGTVTWFDLQINWDKWTVSSRTVFTFHQFNQFLKTVTFPSVWLGLLSLTWELVSSMFRCACVEGFFKRFLGTVQWTVFGAAAVSMFAISLVPFTFIEYDSNASVCVCFMTVMPVVNFTFIEYDGLFRHLHSMTGVGGRPEVVIEGSMDKVTWTEIEFMYKPGNLSAPPSVITPHQPRLDWQMWFAALGTHTHSPWFTSLMYRLLQGKTDVIELIQSDVSQYPFHQQPPTYLRAHRYKYWFTKTLADGSYPQRWWRRVYIEEFYPTVYLGDTFLESMLSQHGLKDKSLPRRVSEAAVPLVVKWVRSQVRGVSAPLLLWSLLFCSVTLCLLWGLQLEITLKTKPTAAKAERKPTAPPHHPDAKEANSNDKDGLGQRQEEEQEEVDAEEDERRGEDEESEREENDVRDELEEEDGEEEGNVD, encoded by the exons ATGGGCTACATTACTCTGCCACGCCGCCTGTTCCTTTGGTGCATGGCTCTCATCTACATGGTCGCCTTCGTCTCCCTCTACCTGCAGATACCAG GCCTGTATGGAAATGATGGTCTGTTACCAGCGCGGTGGCAACTGCGGTACAGTGGTAAGGCTCTCTGGGagcagctcctctcctctcccaccttaCTGTGGCTCGCACCACGTCTGG GTCTTGACACCCAGACTGCCATGGAGCTGCTCTGCCTGctgggggcagcactgagcctgGCTGCTACAGTACTGGAATCACTCAGAGACAGCTTGGTGTTTCTATTTCTCTGGATCATGTACCTGTCAATGTACCAG GTGGGACAGGTCTTCCTCTACTTCCAGTG GGACTCTCTTCTCCTGGAGACGGGGTTCCTCTGTGTGCTCATCGCCCCGGTGACGTCTTTGCGGGGGTGGCGAGCGGGCAGGGAGCACGACCCTGTGACCTTCTGGTTGGTCCGTTGGCTGCTGTTCAGACTGATGTTCGCCTCCGGAATCGTCAAACTCACCTCCCGCTGCCCTACCTGGTGGGGCCTCACag CGCTGACATATCACTACGAGACCCAGTGTATCCCTACACCCTTGGCCTGGTTTGCCCACCAGCTGCCCGTCTGGTGGCATAAGCTGTCTGTGGTAGCCACCTTCGCCATTGAGATCGCTGCTCCATTCCTCTTCCTCAGCCCTCTACGACGACTTCGCCTCGGGGCCTTCTACATGCAG GTGGTACTGCAGGTGCTGATCATCCTGTCTGGAAACTATAActtcttcaacctcctgactCTGACGATGTGTCTGTCTCTGCTGGATGACGAGCATATATACTTCTGGCTACGCAAGAaatacacacctaaccctaaccaag GTTCCTCGTTGTGGTGGGCAGGGTTTGTGGTGGAGATCGCAGTCTGGGCTCTAATTGGCTTCGGAACGGTCACATGGTTTGACCTGCAGATCAACTGGGACAAGTGGACTGTCTCCTccaggacag TGTTTACCTTCCACCAGTTTAACCAGTTCCTGAAGACTGTCACCTTCCCCTCGGTCTGGCTGGGATTACTGTCTCTCACCTGGGAACTAGTCTCTTCCAtgttcag gTGTGCCTGTGTGGAAGGGTTCTTCAAGAGGTTTTTGGGTACAGTCCAGTGGACAGTGTTTGGTGCTGCTGCTGTCTCTATGTTTGCCATCAGTCTG gTCCCATTCACCTTCATAGAGTATGACAgtaatgccagtgtgtgtgtttgttt TATGACAGTAATGCCAGTGGTCAACTTCACCTTCATAGAGTATGACGGCCTGTTCAGACACCTTCATAGTATGACTGGGGTGGGGGGCCGGCCCGAGGTGGTCATCGAGGGATCCATGGATAAAGTCACCTGGacg gaGATAGAATTTATGTATAAGCCAGGGAACCTCAGTGCCCCTCCCTCGGTCATCACCCCTCATCAACCACGGCTGGACTGGCAGATGTGGTTTGCAGCCCTGGGAACACATACGCACTCTCCCTGGTTCACCAGCCTAATGTACAGACTGCTGCAGGGCAAGACGGACG tgattGAGCTCATCCAGTCAGATGTGTCTCAGTACCCGTTCCACCAGCAGCCTCCCACATACCTCAGAGCTCACCGCTACAAATACTGGTTCACTAAAACACTAGCTGATGG gtcgTATCCTCAGCGCTGGTGGAGGAGGGTGTACATAGAGGAGTTCTATCCCACAGTGTATCTGGGCGACACCTTCCTGGAGAGCATGCTTAGCCAGCATGGACTCaag GATAAGTCCCTCCCTCGGCGTGTGTCTGAGGCAGCTGTGCCCCTGGTGGTGAAGTGGGTGCGCTCTCAGGTGAGGGGTGTGTCTGCACCCCTGCTGCTCTGGAGCCTCCTCTTCTGCAGTGTCACCCTCTGTCTGCTCTGGGGACTGCAGCTGGAAATTACACTCAAGACCAAACCTACTGCAGCCAAGGCTGAACGTAAACCCACAGCTCCACCCCACCACCCTGATGCTAAGGAGGCCAATTCCAACGACAAAGATGGTCTAGGACAaagacaggaggaggagcaggaggaggttgATGCAGAAGAGGATGAGCGAAGGGGGGAAGAcgaggagagtgaaagagaagagAACGATGTAAGAGATGAACTGGAAGAAGAAgatggagaagaagaggggaatgTTGACTGA
- the miox gene encoding inositol oxygenase isoform X1: MRVVNIGPDPSLAYRPILDLEQKDKDKTEYRNFESGSLIDRVYNTYKLMHTNQTLDFVKQKHSEWSGCGHAQMEVMEAVISLDQLVDESDPDVDFPNSYHAFQTAEGIRREHPHKDWFQLVGLIHDIGKIMALSGEPQWAVVGDTFPVGCRFQNGIVFRGSTFADNPDDKNPAYNSECGIYKPNCGLDNVLMSWGHDEYLYRVMKFNKCTIPEEGLYMIRFHSFYPWHSHGDYMHLCDDKDMRMIPWVREFNKFDLYTKTTELPDIEKLKPYYQSLIDKYCPGVLKW; encoded by the exons ATGAGGGTCGTCAATATT GGTCCAGACCCATCTCTGGCATACCGTCCCATCTTAGACCTGGAGCAGAAAGACAAGGACAAGACAGAATACAGGAATTTTGAG AGCGGGAGTCTGATTGATCGTGTGTATAACACATACAAGCTGATGCACACTAACCAGACCCTGGACTTTGTCAAGCAGAAG cACTCTGAGTGGTCAGGTTGTGGGCATGCCCAGATGGAGGTGATGGAAGCCGTCATATCTCTGGACCAGCTTGTTGATGAGTCCGACCCTGATGTCGACTTCCCCAACTCATACCACGCCTTTCAGACCGCTGAGGGCATCCGCAGGGAACACCCCCAcaaag ACTGGTTCCAGTTGGTGGGGCTGATCCATGACATTGGGAAGATCATGGCTCTGTCAGGGGAACCCCAG TGGGCTGTAGTGGGGGACACATTCCCAGTGGGGTGCAGGTTCCAGAATGGCATTGTGTTTCGAGGCAGTACCTTCGCGGACAACCCCGATGACAAAAACCCTGCTTACAA TTCTGAGTGTGGGATCTATAAGCCAAACTGTGGGCTGGACAATGTGCTCATGTCCTGGGGCCATGATG AGTATCTCTACAGGGTCATGAAGTTCAACAAGTGCACCATCCCAGAAGAG gGTCTGTATATGATCCGATTCCATTCCTTCTACCCCTGGCACTCCCATGGAGACTACATGCACCTCTGTGATGACAAGGACATGCGCATGATTCCCTGGGTTCGCGAGTTCAA TAAGTTTGACCTCTACACCAAGACCACTGAGCTGCCTGACATAGAGAAGTTGAAGCCATACTACCAGTCTCTCATCGACAAGTACTGTCCTGGGGTACTGAAGTggtga